A single Anopheles arabiensis isolate DONGOLA chromosome 2, AaraD3, whole genome shotgun sequence DNA region contains:
- the LOC120896976 gene encoding uncharacterized protein LOC120896976 yields the protein MAIVKDSATFFQHGNSAQFDYVLKLYPKALKLKAETRGNGKKADKLLRLEKWYQNELPKLIKTRGRDAHLLHEELVQTMEWKQTRGKFYPQLSYLIKINTPRAVVMETKKAFRKLPNLEQALNALSNLKGVGITMASALLAAAAPESAPFMADECLMAIPDIEGIDYTTKEYLKFVTHIQQTMERLNLEEESNGAAEESAGEKKDSATNGGGGGGGTAEAVAADGEGSESAAKEPAGKEGKGDATENGASDKTGPKPKKWSAHSVELALWTHYVVSDLQPELLGGMPGNGNGVAADAEGDAAQNGISKEEGGEDEDDDEVADEEEVDGDNGIVEDEGNTNDENSRTAMVESSESESNEAAAAGGVVSNGKSTPGSSGSAQEDEEKLLDAEDTSKDATDNSSTAEAAAVTMTELTNNGTSVTEQVQTTAAAANTQVTPLVNDCTKASGESLGDSAVAGKDALSTTSPVADSTEPDTPISTDSSSNGSNKRPLCCDDNGEDTPELSAPKLIKL from the coding sequence ATGGCAATTGTCAAGGATAGTGCAACATTCTTCCAGCACGGCAACTCGGCCCAGTTCGACTACGTGCTCAAGCTGTACCCGAAAGCCCTGAAGCTGAAGGCAGAAACGAGAGGCAACGGCAAAAAGGCAGATAAACTATTACGCCTCGAAAAGTGGTACCAGAACGAGCTGCCGAAGTTGATCAAAACTCGTGGCCGCGATGCTCACCTGCTGCACGAAGAGCTGGTACAGACGATGGAGTGGAAGCAGACGCGCGGCAAGTTCTACCCGCAGCTGTCCTATCTCATCAAAATCAACACACCCCGGGCGGTGGTGATGGAGACGAAGAAAGCTTTCCGGAAGCTGCCGAACCTGGAGCAGGCCCTGAATGCTCTCTCGAACCTGAAGGGTGTGGGAATTACGATGGCATCGGCtttgctggctgctgctgcaccggaAAGCGCGCCCTTCATGGCTGACGAATGTCTGATGGCAATTCCGGATATTGAGGGCATCGATTATACGACTAAAGAGTATCTAAAGTTTGTCACACACATCCAGCAGACAATGGAGCGGCTAAATCTGGAAGAGGAAAGCAATGGCGCTGCAGAAGAATCAGCGGGCGAAAAGAAGGACAGTGCCACTAACGGCGGTGGCGGAGGTGGTGGCACAGCGGAGGCTGTTGCGGCCGACGGGGAAGGAAGTGAAAGCGCCGCCAAGGAGCCGGCAGGCAAGGAAGGCAAGGGTGATGCGACCGAAAATGGTGCGTCGGACAAGACGGGTCCGAAGCCGAAGAAATGGTCAGCACATTCGGTCGAGCTGGCACTATGGACGCACTACGTCGTGTCAGATTTACAGCCGGAGCTGCTTGGCGGCATGCCTGGAAATGGCAATGGCGTTGCGGCTGATGCTGAGGGCGACGCCGCTCAGAACGGAATCTCAAAGGAAGAGGGAGGTGAagatgaggatgatgacgaGGTAGCCGATGAGGAGGAGGTCGATGGAGACAATGGCATCGTCGAGGATGAGGGTAATACGAACGACGAAAACTCCCGCACCGCTATggtggaatcgtcggaatcggaaAGCAACGAAGCAGCGGCTGCCGGAGGCGTCGTGTCCAATGGCAAAAGTACGCCGGGCTCGAGTGGCTCTGCTCAGGAGGACGAAGAAAAGCTCCTCGATGCTGAGGATACGTCCAAGGATGCCACTGACAATAGCAGCACGGCCGAGGCAGCAGCGGTCACGATGACTGAATTAACGAACAATGGTACCTCGGTTACGGAACAGGTGCAGAcaaccgccgccgccgccaacaCACAAGTGACACCTCTCGTCAACGACTGCACGAAAGCATCCGGTGAAAGCTTAGGCGATTCAGCAGTTGCTGGAAAGGACGCGTTGAGCACGACCAGCCCCGTCGCGGACAGTACCGAACCGGACACGCCGATCTccaccgacagcagcagcaatggcagCAACAAACGTCCTCTCTGCTGCGACGATAATGGCGAAGACACGCCAGAACTTAGCGCTCCGAAGCTGATAAAACTGTAG